The window CAAGGTGGTAAGTCGCCCCGGGGAACATCTCCAGGCCTTGTTTGATCCACTCGGCGCCGTCCCCACCAATGCGGATCCGCTCTACCCTGCTAAGGTCCCACTTGTGGCCGAAGGCCGCCCCGGTGTCTTCCCAAGCCACCCGGCTGCCCCTGGCGGTGGCCACCGTGTAACGGTTCACCAGTTTCCGGGTCTTTTGTTCCCTGCCCTCGTAGCCGATAAACAGCTTGATCTCACCAAACGCCTTGGGCGACCGCTGCAAGGGTATTACTACACCATCGGCTTCAATGGATAACTCCCGAACCTCCTTGCCGCCTTCAGGGACCACACCGTCTTCAAAGACGGCCTCGCGTAGTGCCTCAGCATCCCGGGCGGCCTTTTCTCCAGCATCCTGAACCTTAGACCAGACGGTCATCCAGTGAATCCCCGGTACTAGAAAACCCATAACCCGGGCCGCGCGCCTGAAGGGCATCTCCGTGCCTAGCTCCAGGATCATACGGGTCATCCGCGGTGTCACCCGTTGGCGTTCAGGGATTCCCAAGGCTTCGTCCAGAAGGAACCGGTACGCGCCGGTCTTCTGGTTACGGTACAGTCGGCGCTTAACCGTAATCTCACCGAAGCTGGTGACCAGGGTCCGCGACCGCTGTCCCACGTTCTTGAGGGCTGGATCCCGCTTGCCGCTTAACTCAAGGTCAATGTGTGCCAGCGCCTCCTCCAGCATTTTGCCGCCTGCCTGTT is drawn from Candidatus Desulforudis audaxviator MP104C and contains these coding sequences:
- a CDS encoding ISLre2-like element ISCde3 family transposase; its protein translation is MFKIRFLLEVVLFLAKGIFEVFRSVRNMDELEERVQRLVQQAGGKMLEEALAHIDLELSGKRDPALKNVGQRSRTLVTSFGEITVKRRLYRNQKTGAYRFLLDEALGIPERQRVTPRMTRMILELGTEMPFRRAARVMGFLVPGIHWMTVWSKVQDAGEKAARDAEALREAVFEDGVVPEGGKEVRELSIEADGVVIPLQRSPKAFGEIKLFIGYEGREQKTRKLVNRYTVATARGSRVAWEDTGAAFGHKWDLSRVERIRIGGDGAEWIKQGLEMFPGATYHLDPFHLRRRLTEALSYSSNVYETVTEGLAELNQDAVVSALDQAIRVNRGARRNGIMRLKEYLLANWQGIAALPEGDRLGAIEGQVRHTIARRTKRIGARWSPAGAERMGRLLAVRANDELDRYVVHSEPRFDLLKKAVGAEAIQLPKRFGKDPEAWLQANVPALEGPHAGKHWVKHIVREISSPRWSTV